Proteins encoded by one window of Candidatus Zixiibacteriota bacterium:
- a CDS encoding type IV secretion system DNA-binding domain-containing protein yields MSNEAITILGQTNYRNVRRKFGIRPADRRRHTYIVGKTGMGKSTLLLNCIIQDIRNGNGVAVLDPHGDLVERVLDYIPSRRINESIYFNPADIDYPIAFNPLYHTDRSQKHLVASGLVQVFKKIWADSWGPRLEYVLRNAILALLDGTGHSLLAVTRMLVDDRFRSRVVAGIKDPVVRHFWVKEFEEYPKVFRTETISPIQNKVGQFLSNPLVRNIVGQTRTKFDLSRVIDDSGILLLNLSKGRIGEDNSSLLGSLMVTQLYLAALKRTKVSENQRRDFYVYIDELQSFVTEDFPSILSEARKYRLNIAGMANQFISQLPENMASAILGNIGTLIAFTVGSEDAEILEREFHPEFTADHLQALPKYNIYLKLSIGGSTSTPFSAETIESPLPESVSHRDKVIRQARQRYCVEKRSIEGKIAKWLAV; encoded by the coding sequence ATGAGCAATGAAGCAATCACTATCCTTGGCCAGACCAACTACCGCAATGTGCGGCGGAAGTTTGGTATCAGGCCCGCTGATCGGCGGCGGCACACGTACATCGTGGGCAAGACCGGCATGGGAAAGTCTACGCTGCTCCTGAACTGCATCATTCAGGACATCCGGAATGGCAACGGCGTGGCAGTCCTAGACCCGCACGGCGATTTAGTAGAGCGAGTATTGGATTACATTCCGTCCAGACGTATTAACGAATCAATCTACTTTAATCCTGCAGATATTGACTACCCGATTGCCTTCAACCCGCTCTACCATACCGACCGATCACAGAAGCATCTCGTGGCCTCTGGGCTGGTGCAGGTCTTCAAGAAAATCTGGGCGGATTCGTGGGGACCCCGGCTGGAATATGTCTTACGAAACGCCATTCTCGCGTTACTCGACGGGACAGGACATTCACTTCTTGCCGTAACGCGAATGCTGGTGGATGACCGATTCCGCTCGCGAGTTGTCGCTGGAATAAAGGATCCGGTCGTGCGGCATTTCTGGGTGAAGGAATTCGAGGAGTACCCAAAAGTGTTCCGAACTGAGACTATCTCGCCGATTCAGAATAAGGTCGGGCAATTTCTTTCAAACCCGCTCGTTAGGAATATCGTTGGACAGACTAGAACTAAGTTTGACCTCTCGCGCGTCATCGACGATAGCGGGATACTGCTTCTGAATCTCTCGAAGGGTAGAATCGGGGAAGACAATTCATCACTCTTGGGTTCGCTCATGGTGACCCAGCTGTACCTGGCGGCACTAAAGCGGACCAAGGTATCGGAGAATCAACGCCGAGACTTCTACGTGTACATCGACGAGCTTCAGTCGTTCGTCACAGAGGACTTCCCCTCAATCCTCTCCGAAGCGAGGAAGTACCGGTTGAATATCGCCGGCATGGCAAATCAGTTCATTTCGCAACTGCCAGAGAACATGGCATCGGCGATTCTGGGTAATATCGGGACCTTGATTGCATTCACCGTAGGGTCGGAAGATGCTGAAATACTCGAACGCGAATTCCATCCGGAGTTCACTGCTGACCACCTGCAGGCTCTACCGAAATACAACATTTACCTAAAGCTGTCGATAGGCGGCTCTACGTCGACGCCTTTTTCGGCGGAGACCATTGAATCGCCGCTGCCGGAATCCGTGTCCCACAGGGACAAAGTCATCCGACAAGCTCGCCAGAGGTACTGCGTCGAGAAGCGGTCCATTGAA